The following are from one region of the Fusarium verticillioides 7600 chromosome 1, whole genome shotgun sequence genome:
- a CDS encoding dynein intermediate chain, cytosolic produces MQQRRDEILAKKAKLAELKRQRELRASQATASRSNIGTSSDLISPTPGRADNRREIETLINSLVGDSRPGSTVTGGPGSPAPRGSRPNSVLSAGEISNEPSEVTTTSHAQVPAQPPPSLSTAPLLTVFECPPSPVKEVFSYSKGVQTTEEWTTPTRTRAQSLISEAEDVPAVTSTPSKRLSRRERDREEELRQKIREEVEEELRATKEFLSDGVLPSGSASNYPSRNLTAEELDAVAHSDEFVDFLDKSTKVIERALDQETYDILTDYALQGQDNDDEDEDSGNTGGKGRHRIKEVVQFFDERWSKKRMISGIDFSPKFSELVLASYTKNPTAPHEPDGLVQVWNMHMQDRPEYVFTAQSDVLTAKFSPYHNNLIIGGSYSGQVLLWDTRAKAAPVQKTPLTGYGHAHPIYSVDIVGTQNANNIISCSTDGVVCGWTMDVFAQPQELLELKNPSQAKVAVEDVSPTCLSFPATDPTFFLVGSEEGTIFPCHRYDRAGAKAGVDRKISYKGHTAPVMSVDFHPARGPVDLGDLVISSSLDWSVKLWKVRAPAATSTIGSGDGTISPLIDFVREDVVYDAKWSPVKPNIFALVDGAGWLELWDIAVETEEPVSRISPSSRKDGRTMLSKSLNKVAWEPNDGKRLATGGIDGSLTVFEVASGLGGKDGPKNEDWANVKKLVNRLEAVGSSGALIV; encoded by the exons ATGCAACAACGTCGAGATGAAATCCTagcgaagaaggcgaagcttgctgagctcaagcGCCAGAGAGAGCTTCGGGCAAGccaagcaacagcaagccGCTCCAACATAGGAACCTCTAGCGAC TTGATATCGCCAACTCCTGGAAGAGCAGATAACCGCCGTGAGATCGAAACTCTTATAAACAGTCTCGTTGGTGATAGTAGGCCCGGCTCGACTGTCACGGGAGGACCTGGCTCTCCGGCTCCTCGTGGTAGCCGCCCAAACAGTGTCCTCAGCGCCGGCGAAATCAGCAACGAACCCTCCGAAGTCACGACCACTAGTCACGCTCAAGTTCCTGCGCAACCGCCGCCTAGTCTTAGCACTGCTCCCCTCCTGACCGTTTTCGAATGCCCACCGTCCCCGGTAAAGGAGGTTTTTTCATACAGCAAAGGTGTCCAGACGACAGAGGAGTGGACCACACCTACCAGAACCAGGGCTCAGTCTCTCATATCTGAAGCCGAAGATGTTCCCGCCGTAACTTCAACACCCAGCAAGAGGCTGAGCAGAAGAGagcgagatcgagaagaggaaCTCCGACAGAAGATTAGAGaagaggtggaggaggaatTGAGAGCGACAAAGGAGTTTCTGAGCGACGGTGTGCTTCCTTCCGGCTCGGCTTCGAATTATCCTTCCAGGAATCTTACCGCTGAAGAGCTGGACGCTGTCGCCCACTCTGATGAATTCGTCGACTTCCTGGATAAGTCGACAAAGGTGATCGAGAGAGCTCTCGATCAGGAGACATATGACATTCTCACAGACTATGCTTTACAAGGCCAGGataacgatgatgaagatgaagacagtGGTAACACGGGTGGTAAGGGGCGACACAGGATAAAAGAAGTGGTCCAGTTCTTTGACGAGCGGTGGTCCAAGAAGCGCATGATCAGCGGAATTGATTTCTCGCCAAAGTTCAGCGAGCTTGTCCTCGCGTCATACACCAAAAACCCGACAGCTCCCCATGAACCTGACGGGCTGGTTCAGGTCTGGAACATGCACATGCAGGATCGCCCTGAATACGTTTTCACTGCGCAGTCAGATGTCTTGACTGCTAAATTTTCTCCTTACCACAATAACTTGATTATCGGTGGTTCATATAGTGGCCAGGTCTTGCTGTGGGACACGAGAGCAAAGGCGGCTCCGGTTCAAAAGACTCCCCTTACGGGCTACGGCCATGCCCACCCTATCTACTCTGTTGATATTGTTGGTACCCAGAACGCCAACAATATCATTTCTTGCTCCACTGACGGAGTAGTCTGTGGCTGGACAATGGACGTCTTTGCTCAGCCTCAggaacttcttgaactcaagaACCCAAGTCAGGCCAAGGTGGCTGTTGAAGACGTGAGCCCAACGTGCCTTTCTTTCCCAGCTACAGATCCTACATTCTTCCTCGTTGGCAGTGAGGAGGGCACCATCTTCCCTTGCCACCGATATGACCGTGCCGgtgccaaggctggtgttgataggAAAATCAGCTACAAGGGACATACCGCCCCTGTCATGTCTGTGGATTTCCATCCTGCTAGGGGACCGGTGGATCTGGGCGATCTGGTCATATCGTCGTCGCTCGATTGGAGTGTTAAGCTTTGGAAGGTTCGAGCACCAGCGGCAACATCTACAATTGGCTCTGGCGATGGCACCATCTCGCCTCTAATTGACTTTGTGCGTGAAGACGTCGTCTACGACGCTAAGTGGTCGCCCGTCAAGCCGAACATATTTGCATTGGTCGATGGTGCTGGATGGCTGGAGCTTTGGGACATCGCAGTCGAGACGGAAGAGCCTGTGTCCAGGATTTCGCCAAGCTCTCGAAAGGATGGCAGAACTATGCTCTCAAAGAGTCTGAACAAGGTTGCATGGGAGCCCAACGATGGAAAGCGTCTTGCGACCGGTGGCATCGACGGCTCTCTCACAGTATTCGAAGTTGCGagtggtcttggtggcaAGGATGGCCCCAAAAACGAGGACTGGGCGAAtgtgaagaagcttgtgaaCCGACTGGAGGCAGTCGGTTCAAGTGGTGCATTGATAGTTTAG
- a CDS encoding serine/threonine protein kinase: protein MDGDEPTQATQNVLDPRRVGKQNSGFSDEDISDIICVLYPHSDSARVELERLVDENSPHIIGRDEADGVEPDYALEDQAARFHANPTGTGTHAIILRLSSHLKNPKAGFVFGRNPVRCDVVFVNDPLKRISNIHFRIYVNEYGTVMVEDQSTNGTIVDDHLLTSHPQAKGRSDPPISKWVLSSGSIIKIYLHKEARDLTFRVRIPRRDNEYDQAYTDKVDDFFTRHGLPRQNETITPGPGGHVDLFKQPAQTNLKREETNEITQHTPQTLSKRRDAPREWTGSGKYNRTGSIGKGAFAVVHRVTSKYDGLPYAAKEIEKRRFIKNGVLDQKVENEMKIMQRVKHPHIVRYMEHFEWDDRLLIIIMEFVPGGDLGKLISDQKALREDVVRIMSGQLLGALGYLHANSITHRDVKPDNILINSLNPIDLKLTDFGLSKMVDSEQTFLRTFCGTLLYCAPEVYTEYAEYDDDGVRSRGKKVRRPPGQRYNHAVDIWSLGGVLFYALTASPPYPVKSGISYSELLHKIMTTRLNIAPLQRNDVSEQAIDFLCRMLQRRPENRATVAELESHPWSSGEDSIINASQSFDEVSDDDMFDNFSQLQPRQYEEDRVSDSMGEESEKETPTVPLETNQPRLFGEVGVSAIGSSGVIPEDYLNLKNSSSPSADETEILRRDEDEAYQSDDLVTPRNRNRRTYRQNTISMAQNQSEDQLQSLVEDVASQSLGGNEPNLQGAGQSRYSLQSADFNTSKRKPSSYDTSDEFDNTPQGKPTMKRLKSEGNIEDLANDVLEEYKLLVQVPSAEKQASGRQIDKPYNKTCFWEQDKTTWHFDYPELTHLQHKAFERGAAARNEKFEPGKSPLWDLAMKYFSPVSKAGPQINQGRRSSRTPQDTAADVPLEFPPTAAPLENSQIPDTLPTHTQIIVPVQEDEPNRRAIGVLESHHESCVPGISIPIKDTLVSFGRGPANTVVFRDIQESRVPKYAFKLLLWKEDGTFDPSKDPDKLPPPWLRDAGDPNEYGFYISTKASVGISINGYQLASSDAKNHSGPSHHWARIWNGDTVMIWGDRKSTQTKLVFQCFWGASSQAREGSQGLQLASPSLSQKLDAACQKAEKRVKEAIEKKKIKDAINADLQERTENIEREQERSRAFEKKRKEAIAYLDSRQTPLLRIASPPSALGTSNYRETLMFRMSSDNNLSIQ, encoded by the exons ATGGACGGCGACGAGCCCACGCAAG CGACGCAGAATGTTCTGGATCCGCGCCGTGTTGGGAAGCAGAATTCAGGCTTCTCAGATGAAGATATCTCTGACATAATATGCGTCCTCTATCCGCACTCTGATTCTGCCCGTGTCGAACTCGAACGTTTGGTCGACGAAAACTCCCCACATATCATTGGAAGGGACGAAGCGGATGGCGTCGAACCCGACTATGCCTTAGAAGACCAAGCAGCCCGTTTTCACGCCAACCCAACCGGCACCGGTACCCATGCCATCATCCTACGTCTATCGTCGCACCTCAAGAACCCGAAAGCCGGCTTTGTCTTTGGTCGAAATCCTGTGCGATGCGACGTTGTGTTTGTCAACGATCCCTTGAAAAGAATCAGTAACATTCATTTCCGGATTTACGTCAACGAATATGGCACTGTCATGGTTGAGGACCAATCGACCAACGGTACTATTGTGGATGATCACCTTTTAACCTCCCATCCTCAAGCCAAGGGAAGAAGTGACCCTCCCATTAGCAAGTGGGTTTTGAGTTCTggctccatcatcaagatctatCTCCATAAGGAGGCCCGGGACTTGACTTTCCGAGTCCGTATACCCAGGCGTGATAATGAGTATGACCAAGCATATACCGATAAAGTCGACGATTTCTTCACACGTCATGGGCTACCACGCCAGAATGAAACCATCACGCCTGGACCAGGCGGCCACGTTGATCTCTTCAAACAACCTGCCCAGACTAATctcaagagagaagagaccAATGAGATAACGCAGCATACTCCTCAGACGTTGTCTAAAAGACGAGACGCACCAAGGGAATGGACGGGCTCCGGAAAATATAACAGAACCGGCTCAATCGGGAAGGGTGCCTTCGCAGTTGTCCACAGGGTCACTTCAAAGTATGACGGATTACCATATGCTGCTAAAGAGATTGAAAAGCGTCGCTTTATCAAGAACGGCGTCCTTGATCAGAAGGTagagaatgagatgaagatcatgcaACGGGTTAAGCAT CCCCATATTGTTCGCTACATGGAACACTTTGAATGGGATGACCGATTGCTAATCATAATTATGGAATTCGTGCCAGGCGGTGATTTGGGAAAACTCATATCAGACCAAAAGGCTCTGAGGGAGGATGTTGTTCGAATCATGTCAGGGCAGCTCTTGGGTGCCTTGGGGTATCTGCACGCCAACAGCATCACCCATCGCGACGTCAAACCAGACAACATCCTCATTAACTCACTCAATCCAATAGACCTCAAGCTCACCGACTTTGGCCTGTCGAAGATGGTTGACAGCGAACAGACCTTCCTGCGAACATTTTGCGGCACCTTGCTTTATTGCGCCCCTGAGGTGTATACAGAATATGCCGAGtacgatgatgacggtgtACGTAGTCGAGGAAAGAAGGTGAGACGTCCACCGGGCCAGAGATACAACCACGCGGTTGACATCTGGTCTCTGGGTGGGGTCTTGTTTTATGCTCTGACTGCGTCGCCTCCTTATCCTGTCAAGAGTGGCATCAGCTACTCTGAGCTGTTGCACAAAATTATGACCACCCGGCTGAATATCGCACCACTGCAGAGGAATGATGTATCGGAGCAAGCTATTGACTTCCTCTGCAGAATGCTCCAGCGCCGGCCAGAAAACCGAGCAACCGTGGCAGAACTTGAAAGTCACCCATGGTCTTCCGGCGAAGACTCTATCATCAATGCTTCACAATCCTTTGACGAGGTATCGGATGATGACATGTTTGACAACTTTTCGCAGTTGCAGCCCAGACAGTACGAAGAAGATAGGGTTAGTGACTCTATGGGCGAAGAgtcagaaaaagaaacccCCACGGTACCATTAGAAACGAACCAGCCAAGACTATTCGGGGAAGTCGGTGTCTCAGCGATTGGTAGCTCAGGAGTTATCCCGGAAGATtacctcaacctcaagaacagCAGTAGCCCTAGCGCAGACGAGACTGAAATTCTCCGCagggatgaagacgaagcaTATCAATCGGACGATTTGGTCACGCCCAGGAACAGGAATCGTCGAACATATCGCCAGAATACCATTTCAATGGCACAGAATCAGTCCGAGGACCAACTTCAGAGTCTAGTTGAGGACGTGGCGTCACAGAGCCTCGGCGGGAATGAGCCAAACCTGCAAGGCGCTGGACAGTCACGTTATTCTCTGCAATCGGCAGACTTCAATACTAGTAAACGAAAACCCTCGTCATATGATACAAGCGACGAGTTCGACAACACACCCCAAGGAAAGCCTACAATGAAAAGACTCAAGTCGGAAGGTAATATTGAAGATCTAGCAAATGACGTACTTGAAGAGTACAAACTGCTGGTGCAAGTACCATCTGCCGAGAAGCAAGCCTCGGGGCGTCAAATCGACAAGCCTTACAACAAGACGTGCTTCTGGGAGCAAGATAAGACAACGTGGCACTTCGACTATCCGGAGCTCACACATTTGCAACACAAAGCTTTCGAGCGGGGTGCGGCAGCGAGAAATGAAAAATTCGAGCCCGGAAAATCGCCGTTGTGGGATCTTGCGATGAAGTATTTCTCTCCCGTTTCAAAAGCCGGGCCACAAATCAACCAAGGTCGACGAAGCTCGCGGACACCTCAGGACACAGCGGCCGATGTGCCTCTGGAATTTCCTCCGACTGCCGCCCCGCTTGAGAATTCTCAGATTCCCGACACTTTGCCTACGCACACGCAGATAATCGTCCCGGTTCAGGAAGATGAGCCCAATAGACGTGCCATTGGCGTGCTTGAGTCTCATCATGAGTCCTGTGTCCCTGGGATTAGTATTCCTATCAAAGATACTTTGGTCTCATTCGGCCGTGGCCCGGCAAATACTGTGGTCTTCAGAGATATACAAGAATCTCGAGTGCCGAAGTATGCGTTTAAACTGCTGctttggaaagaagatggcacctTCGACCCTTCGAAGGATCCTGATAAACTCCCTCCAccttggcttcgagatgCCGGAGATCCAAACGAGTATGGTTTTTACATCTCGACTAAAGCATCTGttggcatcagcatcaatggATACCaacttgcttcttctgatgcTAAGAACCACAGCGGCCCCTCACATCATTGGGCTCGAATTTGGAATGGCGACACAGTGATGATATGGGGCGATAGAAAGAGCACACAGACGAAGCTCGTTTTTCAATGCTTCTGGGGAGCTTCTTCACAGGCACGTGAGGGGAGCCAAGGCCTACAACTCGCATCTCCATCACTCTCCCAGAAGCTTGACGCTGCGTGTCagaaggcagagaagagggtCAAGGAggccattgagaagaagaagattaAGGATGCAATCAACGCTGATCTACAAGAGCGTACAGAAAACATTgaaagagaacaagaacgaaGTCGTGCtttcgagaagaagcgaaaggaggCCATCGCTTATCTTGACTCTAGACAAACCCCTTTGTTGCGGATAGCTTCACCGCCAAGCGCACTAGGAACGAGTAACTATCGTGAAACTCTGATGTTTCGCATGAGCTCTGACAACAACCTCTCGATCCAGTGA
- a CDS encoding dolichyl-diphosphooligosaccharide-protein glycosyltransferase, translating to MAVKTAKTEDVLAGVNGQNTRTLLRVIILLLIAGAAVSSRLFSVIRFESIIHEFDPWFNFRATKYLVANGFYKFWDWFDDRTWHPLGRVTGGTLYPGLMVTSGVIYHALRALTVPVDIRNICVLLAPAFSGLTAYAAYLLTNEMTTSSSAGLLAAVFMGIAPGYISRSVAGSYDNEAIAIFLLVLTFYLWVKALKLGSMLWGALCALSYAYMVASWGGYAFITCLLPVHAFVLLCMGRYSDRLYISYTTWYAIGTMASFQVPFVGFLCVKTNEHMPALGVFGLLQVIAFIVYVKSVIPGRQITTIVVAAGVATFFVGLAGLILLTSFGYIAPWGGRFYSLFDTGYAKIHIPIIASVSEHQPTAWPSFFFDLNFLIWLFPAGVYMCFQNLADEHVFIVVYALFASYFAGVMVRLMLTLTPVVCVAAAMAASQLLDTYLRVNQPEPTQAAQGEAVDGSKKAKGALRATTKPEVGVYTTLSKITVVAGMVIYLVMFVTHCTWVTSNAYSAPSVVLSSRRMDGSPVIIDDYREAYQWLRQNTGKDAKIMSWWDYGYQIGGMADRPTLVDNNTWNNTHIATVGKAMSSREEVSYPIMRQHEVDYVLVVFGGVLGYSGDDINKFLWMVRIAEGIWPDEVKERNFFTERGEYRVDAGATETMKNSLMYKMSYHNFNKTNSPGKIVDRVRGVKMPDTSPTLDVLEEAFTSENWLIRIYKVKDLDNVGRDHFEAGAFSRGQKKKKAVQKRGARVLRVD from the exons ATGGCGGTAAAGACGGCAAAGACCGAAGACGTCCTCGCCGGAGTGAACGGACAAAACACTAGGACTCTACTAAGagtcatcattcttctcttgatCGCTGGCGCAGCTGTGTCCAGTCGCCTTTTTTCTGTGATAC GCTTCGAAAGTATTATTCACGAAT TCGACCCATGGTTCAACTTCCGCGCGACGAAATACCTCGTCGCCAATGGATTTTACAAGTTTTGGGATTGGTTCGATGACAGGACATGGCATCCTCTTGGGCGGGTAACCGGAGGCACCCTCTATCCTGGTCTGATGGTGACAAGCGGCGTCATCTACCACGCTCTCCGCGCCCTTACGGTCCCAGTCGATATTCGAAACATTTGCGTCCTTCTCGCCCCGGCCTTCTCTGGACTGACAGCTTATGCTGCCTACCTACTTACCAATGAGATGACTACATCTTCTTCCGCTGGTCTTCTTGCCGCAGTTTTCATGGGCATTGCACCTGGTTACATCTCTCGATCCGTGGCCGGTAGCTACGATAACGAGGCCATTgccattttccttcttgtcctcacATTCTACCTCTGGGTCAAGGCCTTGAAGCTGGGTTCGATGCTGTGGGGTGCTCTTTGCGCACTATCGTACGCATACATGGTTGCATCGTGGGGTGGATATGCTTTCATTACATGTCTACTGCCCGTCCATGCCTTCGTTCTCCTTTGCATGGGCCGTTACAGTGATCGCCTCTATATCAGCTACACGACGTGGTACGCTATCGGTACCATGGCTAGTTTCCAGGTGCCATTCGTCGGCTTCCTTTGTGTCAAGACTAATGAGCACATGCCCGCGCTTG GTGTTTTTGGCCTCCTTCAGGTGATTGCATTCATTGTTTACGTCAAGTCTGTTATCCCTGGACGACAGATCACAACTATCGTAGTTGCCGCTGGTGTAGCGACTTTCTTCGTCGGTCTCGCTGGCCTCATTCTTTTGACCTCATTTGGATACATCGCGCCCTGGGGCGGTCGATTCTATTCATTGTTCGACACCGGTTATGCCAAGATCCACATTCCCATCATTGCTTCAGTCTCTGAGCATCAGCCTACCGCATGGCCCTCATTTTTCTTTGATCTTAACTTCCTCATCTGGCTCTTCCCTGCTGGTGTTTATATGTGTTTCCAGAACCTCGCGGATGAGCATGTCTTCATTGTTGTCTATGCTCTGTTTGCAAGCTACTTTGCTGGTGTTATGGTCCGTCTTATGCTCACACTGACACCTGTTGTGTGTGTTGCCGCTGCCATGGCTGCCTCTCAGCTCCTCGACACATATCTCCGGGTCAATCAGCCTGAGCCAACCCAGGCTGCACAAGGAGAGGCCGTTGATGGatccaagaaggccaagggtgcACTTCGAGCGACCACAAAGCCCGAAGTTGGTGTTTACACTACCTTGTCCAAGATTACGGTTGTTGCTGGCATGGTCATCTACCTGGTCATGTTTGTTACTCACTGCACATGGGTCACCTCCAACGCCTACTCAGCACCTTCTGTTGTCCTGTCCAGTCGGCGCATGGATGGCAGCCCGGTCATCATTGATGACTATCGTGAGGCCTATCAGTGGCTCCGACAGAACACCGGCAAAGACGCCAAGATCATGTCATGGTGGGATTATGGTTATCAGATTGGTGGTATGGCTGACCGACCAACGCTTGTCGACAACAACACCTGGAACAACACCCATATCGCTACTGTTGGAAAGGCCATGAGTTCTCGCGAGGAGGTCAGCTATCCCATCATGCGCCAGCACGAGGTTGACTATgtcctcgtcgtctttggtggcgTTCTTGGCTACTCTggagatgatatcaacaagtTTCTCTGGATGGTTCGCATTGCGGAGGGCATTTGGCCTGATGAGGTCAAAGAGCGCAACTTCTTCACCGAACGCGGCGAATACAGAGTTGATGCCGGCGCTACCGAGACTATGAAGAACAGCTTGAT GTACAAGATGTCTTACCACAACTTTAACAAGACGAACTCACCTGGAAAGATCGTCGATCGAGTGCGTGGTGTTAAGATGCCCGATACAAGCCCCACACTCGATGTACTGGAAGAGGCCTTTACCAGTGAGAATTGGCTCATCCGTATttacaaggtcaaggatcttgacaacGTTGGCCGTGATCATTTTGAAGCGGGTGCCTTTAGCCGtgggcagaagaagaagaaggcggttCAAAAGCGAGGTGCCCGCGTCCTCCGTGTGGATTAG